The Stomoxys calcitrans chromosome 3, idStoCalc2.1, whole genome shotgun sequence genome includes a region encoding these proteins:
- the LOC106095555 gene encoding uncharacterized protein LOC106095555: protein MRIYAKTKSGGDVNMSYEGKYLLDPRYMTKRDLQFYYRYYNMTKKRKHCKKIIFVVLCICVFSYIFIDFNLKTKLINLRDRFEFIARIDADYNITQAYFIDLPGCRMPYFPVTDDNIIQFMYRPRNFTCKKALIRTTGTNALELNIDEKDMRELYDINDLNEITCNYSEVVRVNDQRNRYLDAVPFKLEFNKSTTLEANIEFVMVECWNKQIQSFYKDFFFFVLYTKRATEMPPYGITQNPKETISSSSKEDQTKAPVQQERGIDEPISVMLLGIDSVSHLNFLRQMHSSASYIHRKLNYVELWGYNKVGDNTYPNLIPALSGFDAEELDISCLGSPKVPNRIYDKCSLIWKRFKDAGFKTIYGEDVGYLSLFNRQQAGFKKKPTDYYLRPLLMEMERYISSEKTVNVALCMGGRRTVDILLEYIRNLLPLMKNEKFFAFFWAVTMTHDLFNMPMLLDEDIKNLLATFDLQGVLNRTIVFLMSDHGIRWGSFRKTYQGMMEERLPLLIALYPSWFKQKYPEAITNLELNAKRLTTPFDLHATMLDLLDLRQIEKSRIKKRTVELNDPETSTFRSISLFLPIPINRTCEQAGIASHWCSCHQRQELPTNDGRVQRAARYIVKLINDRLKDHPQCRVLYLNSIMDATVAQPHHKIVKELGISDYSIDITLRLQTKPGLGLFESTVRMSTYGTALTGTISRINLYSSQSYCIDDYALKMFCYCHR from the exons ATGAGGATATACgctaaaactaaaagtggaGGTGATGTGAACATGAGCTATGA AGGCAAATATTTGCTGGATCCTCGTTACATGACCAAAAGAGATCTACAATTTTACTATCGTTATTACAATATGACAAAGAAGCGAAAACACTGCAAAAAgatcatttttgttgttttatgcaTTTGTGTCTTTTCGTACATATTCATCGATTTTAATCTTAAGACCAAACTGATAAATCTAAGAGATCGCTTCGAGTTCATAGCCCGCATTGATGCAGACTACAACATAACACAGGCGTACTTTATAGATTTGCCTGGGTGTCGGATGCCCTACTTTCCCGTAACCGATGACAATATAATACAATTCATGTATAGACCTAGAAACTTCACCTGTAAGAAAGCTTTAATTCGCACCACAGGCACCAATGCACTGGAGCTAAATATAGATGAGAAGGACATGAGAGAGCTATACGATATAAACGATTTGAACGAAATTACCTGCAACTACAGCGAAGTTGTGAGAGTTAACGACCAACGTAATAGGTATTTGGATGCCGTGCCATTCAAATTGGAATTTAATAAGAGTACAACGCTGGAAGCCAACATTGAGTTTGTAATGGTTGAATGCTGGAATAAGCAGATACAAAGTTTTTATAaagatttctttttctttgtgcTGTATACAAAAAGAGCTACTGAAATGCCCCCATACGGAATCACACAAAATCCAAAGGAAACCATCTCTTCCTCCTCGAAAGAAGATCAAACTAAGGCTCCTGTGCAGCAAGAGAGGGGAATAGATGAACCAATTTCCGTCATGCTATTGGGTATCGATAGTGTGTCacatcttaatttcttgaggcAAATGCATTCTAGCGCTTCGTATATACACCGCAAGCTTAACTATGTAGAGCTTTGGGGCTATAATAAAGTAGGTGACAACACGTACCCGAATCTTATTCCGGCGCTAAGTGGATTTGATGCTGAAGAACTAGACATATCCTGTCTGGGCTCGCCTAAGGTTCCCAACCGTATATACGACAAGTGCTCCCTTATATGGAAACGTTTCAAAGATGCTGGATTCAAGACAATTTATGGCGAAGATGTTGGTTATCTTAGTCTTTTTAATCGGCAGCAAGCAGGATTTAAGAAAAAGCCCACCGATTATTACTTGCGTCCCCTGCTGATGGAAATGGAACGCTACATAAGCAGTGAAAAGACAGTGAACGTGGCGCTCTGCATGGGCGGACGGCGCACTGTTGATATTTTACTGGAATATATTCGGAATTTGTTGCCGCTCATGAAAAACGAAaagtttttcgcatttttttgggCTGTCACGATGACTCACGATCTATTTAATATGCCAATGTTGCTCGATGAGGACATAAAAAATTTACTAGCGACGTTTGACTTACAAGGAGTCCTCAATCGCACTATTGTATTTTTAATGAGTGACCATGGAATTCGTTGGGGCTCGTTTCGCAAAACATATCAAGGTATGATGGAAGAACGCCTGCCCCTATTAATAGCCTTATATCCTTCGTGGTTCAAACAAAAATATCCTGAAGCAATAACCAATTTGGAATTGAACGCCAAACGTTTAACGACACCCTTTGATTTGCATGCCACCATGTTGGATCTTCTGGATTTACGACAAATCGAGAAAAGTCGCATCAAAAAGCGCACAGTGGAACTCAACGACCCCGAAACAAGTACTTTTCGAAGCATAAGTCTCTTTCTTCCCATACCGATTAACCGAACATGTGAACAGGCCGGAATTGCTTCGCATTGGTGTAGTTGCCACCAGCGACAAGAATTACCCACCAACGATGGTCGGGTCCAGCGAGCCGCCCGTTATATCGTCAAATTGATAAATGATCGCCTGAAAGATCATCCTCAGTGTCGAGTGTTGTACTTGAATTCTATTATGGACGCCACTGTGGCACAGCCACACCACAAAATAGTCAAAGAACTGGGCATTAGTGACTACTCCATCGACATTACTTTGCGTCTGCAGACAAAACCCGGCCTCGGCCTCTTCGAGTCCACCGTCCGGATGTCCACTTACGGCACAGCATTGACCGGCACCATTAGCCGAATTAACCTATACAGTAGCCAGAGTTATTGCATCGATGACTACGccttaaaaatgttttgttactgTCACAGATAG